The DNA window AAATTTGTTAAACAGTAAGAAGGTTCAATTATTATGAAACTTCCCAATCTCTGTTGGTCTGCATTTGTGAATTCTAAACACCAATTGAATTGAACAGTTTGAAGTACACAACCCCCTTTGTGCCAGCTCATCACCGATGCTTTAGAAAACTGAAAAGAAGCGTGTATTTTGAAAGCGAAATCTATTTAATCCCGCCCACAACAATACACCAATTTATGATTCAAGATTGATCGATTTTGGCcccattcaaaaaaaaatactgatattaaatttacacagttgtgaaatatatgaaaacaaCTTAATTTATTATAAAGAAATATATCCTTATAAAGCAAATTAACTGTCACCAAGGCTTATAACCATTAACACATGAAAAAGTTACTGAAACAGAGTTCCTTACAGACAATACTAAACTCTAATATAAGTAAATTGTTCTCGATTTCCAATACACAATAGTTGAACTTCAACTTGAATGAAAGTTTCTGATCAGATTTCTTGACATCATATAACACCACAGCTGCATTGCTCTAATCAGTCACTCTTTGTACACACTATTTTATCTGTACAGATGTTGGCAAACAGACGCAGATGAGTCCACCTGGATGTTTCTGGAACCCCCAGACACCAATATACATGATGTTGTGTGGACATATATCCAAGCTAGACCGTTACAAGACAGTTCTGGTTCTCTCTTGACAATAGCTGTCTGCCCAGAGTATCAAGATACACATATTGAAAAAATGGTAGTGACACAGCTTGCCTCTCTCAAGGACTACTTCCTGTTACAAAAAGTGAAACTACAACTGTCTCAGGAAGACAACATAGGATTTAAACTGAAAGCGTTTGCTGGACAGCTGAAGAAGAGAGCTCAGACTTTTAGTTTCAAGAAAGACTCACAACAGTTGGACAGTGCAGATGCACAGGCTATTCAAAATGAACTGAAGGCTTCTGGAGAAGAAGAAAAAGCtgcagaaaaacaaaagaagtcTCCAAAAGAGAAAAAAACGGAATGGAAATTGGGAAGACGACTAAGCtttgatttttacaaaaatacatcCCCAGAAAAAGTGGCAAATAAAGCAGCAGAAATTTTGACGGAACCAGATAGTCCGTGTACACGTAGCCCAAGCAGTAGCTTTGATAGTACCTGTGGTAGTGCTACAACTCCTGTCATTCCTGAAGAATTAGAAACAAGGGCAAGTTTACCAAGAAGACAAAATGATTTTCAAAGTGCAAGAGATACAACTCCCATGAGAAAGAGCAGGTCAGAGAGTGATGTTGAAGACACAAAGAGAACATTAACACAAAAACTGAAAGATTTAGCAGAGAGCAGATCAGCAGCAAGGAAGACATCGTTTGATAAATCTGACACAGATTCACAGACTTCCAGCACTGTGCAAGTTGATGATACAAGAGATGTTGTTGAGAGAAAACCAACTACTAGCAGCTCTGAGGGATCCGTATCAAGTACAGGACAAAGTACTCCAACAAAACACACCAATAAAGTTACACCGACTCCACCATCCAGTAAGAACTACAACTGTGTTGTAATATCTATATTCAATTTTCAGCCATAACACTGAATCTTTGAGTGTAACAGAATGTTTCCACTTGAAACTTTCACCAACTCGGTGTGTTTTGATTATTTCTTATACAAGGTAAATCAAATATGAATTGAATGCATAGCACAAAGCAGTAAACATGAAACACCTGATTGATTCTGACTTCACGCATACTAATGAATTAAACCTTTGAACTTGGTCAGTTTTTTTCAGCCAATGAGATATTACTAAGCATATTATTGATAATTaatggaaattttgaaaattttgtcaTACAGATATAGAAATGAAACAGTATAGAATATTGGCCAATCAGTCGGCAGCTGAAGTCTTAGCAGAAGCTTTAAGAGCAGCCTCCATAGATGTATCAGCTAGTGAAGCTGATCAGAGAAAGCAGACTGGAGGTTGGCAGTAAGTAAATCTATAACATCTGTACATGTGTAACTAAGACAGAGAACACTTCACAGACCTGAGATTTCAGGGATACttgatattacatattacatgcaTATACTACAAATGCatagaaaaaaaacccaaaacaggtTATATAGGATTGTAGACATCTTTGCAAGTAAGACATCAATCCACTCTGAAACCAAGTACAGGGAATTATCATATGGAATGTATGATGTACTGAAATTAAAAGCTACCATTGATGATATATCTCCAAATTGGTGAACATCACAAAAAGTGCAAATGAGTCGCATATTTAATATACAAGTTACACTAATCATATCTTTGGGAGCCATGGTAAGTTTGATTAATTATTGATGATATATCCCCAGTTGAAAAAATcatgttaattatgcaaattagtcctgtaatatgtaaatacaaacTGGAGGATGACATCTATACAACAACCAAATAAAGGATCAGATTTCAGACTTACAACTTTCAGAGTAGTAAGTCTCAGAGTTTGATCACTAAGTATGTGGAGTAGGGATTGAAATGTGATGAGAAAATGAGAGCAAATTCGAAGATTGCGTTCTGTGTAAAATATATAGATTTATAAGCAGAACAACTACAGACAAACACCAGTTGTTATATACAGAAACAGGACTTGAGGGGGAAATATGGTAGTGGGTATGAAAGAGAACAAGCTCTAgtttccaaaaaaatatattctttaTTAGAAATTACACCAAAGTTCAGTCTCACAAAACAGACTTTCTTCAGGgatctgaaaatgaaatataaaatgtatattgaaaGTGCAGAAAGATACTCAAATACGATGACAATTTTGTTTCTGactttgattattttttatatttcagctTTCAAGGTTTAGAGAAAGAGGTGGTCATTTTGAGGAAGCAAACAGATAGCACAGGATATCACTCGTAAGTTCCATTACCACAAATTTGACGTTTCTGTCACACATTTTGGAATTTCACCATAGTCAAGGTATTTGGTAGATCAGTGAAGCAATTACACCATGCTACTAGTGCTAGTAGTCAGATCTCAAATTACACCTTGCTACAAGTGCTAACAATTGCATCTCAAATTACACCATGCTACTAGTGCTAACAATTGGATCTCAAATTACACCATGCTACTAGCgctattagtctgtaaggtacgctgtgatggggcgccctcacacatcggccaacccctaacagagaggaggccggtgagggcaaaacgtcacaatgtatcttacagtctactagTGCTAGCAGTCAGATCTCAAATTCATCAGTATCTCGATCATTAATTGCTTTATTTGCAGGTTTCTTGGCAAAGGTCTTATTAAAGCACCACCCAAAGCAGTCTATGAAGCTGTAAAGAATCCATTGACCAGATTCACCTATGACAACATGGTGAAGGTAAGCTGACTATGAAGATTGGtataaaaatgatgatgatgatgatgatgatgatgatgatgatgatgatgatgatgatgaggaggaggaggaggaggaggaggaggaggaggaggaggaggggggggtggtggtggtggtggtggtggtggtggtggtggtggtggtggtggtggtgatgatgatgatgatgatgatgatgatgatgatgatgatgatgatgatgatgatgatgatgatgatgaggaggaggaggaggaggaggaggaggaggaggaggatgaggATGATAAGGATGAGGAGGAGTAAGAGGAtggttgtgatgatgatgatgatgatgatgatgatgatgatgatgatgatgatgtggatgatgatgatgatgtggatgatgatgatgagggcGGTGGTGATGACAacagtggtgatggtggtggtaagggtgacaatgacaatgattgCAAACACCATTTATACTTTGTTAgatgatatcaaaatcaaagaTTTTCCACATTCGTCAACTCTTACAGTAGCTCAAATCATAGTTTTTTCAATAGAACCCTTAATCAGTTTATCaactgtaaaataatatatattctttagtaatataatatatcCTTTCATATTCCAtcattattttcagaaattgGATGTGATAGCTAATTTGGGAACAGGAGTACAGATACGTAAgtacttttacatgtattgttacatCAAAACACTTGTCAACATGAATTTGCTACAATGTAAGTTTTATGTAACaagaaattatgtaaatgatgtcatcactaacTTGGTCAATAACTTAGGGTTCAGTTATAGGTACATGCTTTATTGGTATACGTACTTCAGACTTCTGACATGATAAATCATTGTTATCACATCCAACCCCCTTACtaccagcttggaatctgcaggtctGCAGGTTCAAGCTTTGCCATTGCAGGTTCAAGCTTCGCCATTGCTATTTTTTTCTAAAGTGTTAAAgtccttggacaagatttgaatcacGATGCTCAGTACCTGCAATTGAATTCTACCACCTTGGTAtgccataaaaataacaactatTCACTTTCATGGTTGAACCATAACTTTCACTCAAAGTGCCATATGTGCTTTACTATAGGCGCATGTCAGAATAAGCTGGCCTTCTTGATCTATTTTGAGCCTCTAACATGAggtgaaatgctattgcaggtactgagaataaatcAGCCTTCTTgatctattttgaccctctagcatgaaaTAAAAAGCTATTTCAGGCACTGAGAATTGTGATCCAATTACCCATATGTATAACTGGGGACTTTGGTAGGATAGacattgcaatgtgaatgctttaatcctacaTACCGAGGCTTCAatgaattgtatgctccccagtgagttgaagaagtataaaAGGGATTTGTGCTAactgctaaaaatagaattctttttgttttacaataatTGGGCATCTAATGAAGTAACTCCCCCTTGAACAGATCAAGTACATAGAACCATATCTCACCTTTATAGGACAAAGACATTCTTCCCTAAGAATTCCGACTacactattttgtattttgttaaaaCAATAGCCTGTAGTGTAGATCAAGACTCTCAGGGTggtattttaaatattaataaacttgtccttaaatatttaaatacacTGTAAAGCACTTTGATCAGACCAAAACGGGGTAGTAAGTAAATCAATGATACTACCTTGGTAATTAACACTTGTATTGTTCTACATGTATTGATTGACTTGCATACTAATCTCAATAACAAGGAACATTACACACCATGTGTTGTTACTTTTCCACTTCCATGCTTGATCcaaatgatttcacatcacttaCAAAATATTCACAATTATTAAAGGAGATAACcctttaaaataaatgtattgtagATTAATAagattttacaaacaaaatattttttaatataaattgcCTAtcagacatttttttaaaaattgtttgaaTTGTAGTATGCATTTCAATTACTTACAATACTAAGAATATTATGTCAGCTAGATTTGATTGATATATAATACTTCCCTTGCACAGTTTCTACAGTGTTGGCATTTTGTACATGAAAGTAAGAGTTATAGCCACTTCAATTACGGTACTTACAGTAATCTTGTACATTTGAAACACTAACTGCAAACACATTAAAGAAGCCTTTTCCACAATTACAGAAGCTGATTGATATAGCCTTCAGACATATTCATATTGCAATTATTCCTGTATTGACATGTTGGTGTTATTTGTTATATTGCATGTTGAGGCTTTTATATATTTGTTGGAGATAGGTACAACAGAAAACTGTTACATGataacataatttacatataactgTCACCgacattaaaaaaacaaaaacattttaatacattCACTAAACTTTCTATATCATCAAAGTCTTTTTATTCATGCAACCTTACTGTGCtagtaattatgcaaaatgtTTTCTTCATTGTGTAGGTTCagtcacagacaaggaaaattgtttcagtgtgtgtttgtgtattgtgTTTGTTATGTCATTATAACAGGAAGCCATTGTATATTTAGAAGTCTATGTTTACATTGTGTTATTGTAATGGTGTCTTCACCTATTAGATTGTTTGACTACTGGTTTATTGTTTCTAGTTTGTGTGACTTGTCTCAAGTACAGTTACAAAATGTTAGTTTAGAATCTACTAATACCATGTTGTTGGATGATTTTTGCTCGAGTTGTGTCCGCCACTTGTAGATGACAGAAGTCAGTGAAAATTCATTGCACAGGTTAGATCCTAACAAAATGTGAGCATCCTACAAATTACTTGAAATCATGAATACTCAGACTATCGATATCTCTTTGCTT is part of the Glandiceps talaboti chromosome 2, keGlaTala1.1, whole genome shotgun sequence genome and encodes:
- the LOC144445664 gene encoding uncharacterized protein LOC144445664 codes for the protein MLTRRRQGRSLAMSYFWSFFWFLCLTALSAVCYFTDLLRGKKKKGRTSGSALHQVLQQDKVFPINSESGWELSGFYHGVRLWKHKFVISSLDHLIYGCNTVVNATPQEVLNTLKDVNKNKEWDTYTEYSVVVREPCSSNGKIDNLDNCSGGTNQQQQQQQQQQQQQQQQQQLLPHQILTFDTVSSVPKYNTTAHQCRKFLVKLSNYIPGITVVEHENLAINITRCWQTDADESTWMFLEPPDTNIHDVVWTYIQARPLQDSSGSLLTIAVCPEYQDTHIEKMVVTQLASLKDYFLLQKVKLQLSQEDNIGFKLKAFAGQLKKRAQTFSFKKDSQQLDSADAQAIQNELKASGEEEKAAEKQKKSPKEKKTEWKLGRRLSFDFYKNTSPEKVANKAAEILTEPDSPCTRSPSSSFDSTCGSATTPVIPEELETRASLPRRQNDFQSARDTTPMRKSRSESDVEDTKRTLTQKLKDLAESRSAARKTSFDKSDTDSQTSSTVQVDDTRDVVERKPTTSSSEGSVSSTGQSTPTKHTNKVTPTPPSNIEMKQYRILANQSAAEVLAEALRAASIDVSASEADQRKQTGGWHFQGLEKEVVILRKQTDSTGYHSFLGKGLIKAPPKAVYEAVKNPLTRFTYDNMVKKLDVIANLGTGVQILHMAHEITQIFRKDSRDFCILQSSRIDGDLYIVGMTSVDWPDCQTPENATRATILPSGWVIEPAFRNRKVQSMVTYMVQIDIGGKDVPASFFNFLSKRLPLSIAYLRQYLQSGLP